Proteins co-encoded in one Apteryx mantelli isolate bAptMan1 chromosome 4, bAptMan1.hap1, whole genome shotgun sequence genomic window:
- the LOC136991822 gene encoding olfactory receptor 5AR1-like, whose product MEKVNMSTASEFIVVGPSDAPEVHFLLFVLFSIICLAALAGNIAILVAISTDTRLHNPRYFFLCSLSFLDILCPTITVPKMLEALLFENKVISFTGCMLQLFFLIGVVGTEIFLLAVMACDCYVAICHPLQYMNIVSMKLCAHRATGTWIAGFLNSLLHTSFVFTLFFCDSSKVDQYYCDIPPVLALSCSPTYTRDLVILTVAGVLGGSALLVTLISYASVLLTVLCKNSAEGRHTAFSTCGSHLIAVCIFYGTTICTYVRTSSSYSPNQDRIVSMLYGIFTPLLNPLIYRLSNKEVEYTLRRMASQARTALTRREHLSQSLAASGAQATGQVLQFMISPGQVKDSSPLT is encoded by the coding sequence ATGGAGAAGGTCAACATGTCAACAGCATCTGAATTTATTGTCGTTGGTCCTTCTGATGCTCCGGAGgtacattttcttctctttgtgctgTTTTCGATCATCTGTTTGGCTGCCCTGGCCGGCAACATTGCAATCCTTGTTGCCATTAGCACAGATACTCGCCTGCACAACCCCAGgtacttctttctctgcagcctcTCTTTCCTGGATATCTTATGCCCCACTATAACTGTACCGAAGATGCTGGAGGCCTTGCTGTTTGAGAACAAGGTAATTTCATTCACTGGCTGCATGCTCCAGCTGTTCTTCCTCATTGGTGTTGTAGGCACAGAGATTTTCctcctggctgtgatggcatgtgACTGTTATGTTGCAATATGTCATCCACTGCAGTACATGAATATTGTGAGTATGAAACTGTGTGCTCACCGAGCCACTGGCACCTGGATAGCAGGATTTTTGAATTCTCTGTTACACACATCTTTCGTTTTTACActctttttctgtgattctagtAAAGTTGACCAATATTACTGTGATATTCCCCCTGTGCTggccctctcctgctctcctacTTACACCAGGGACCTGGTAATTCTCACAGTTGCTGGGGTCCTTGGAGGCAGCGCCCTTCTGGTCACGCTGATCTCATATGCCTCTGTCCTCTTGACTGTCCTGTGCAAGAACTCTGCTGAGGGCAGGCACACCGCTTTCTCCACTTGTGGTTCTCACTTGATAGCGGTATGCATTTTCTACGGGACCACCATTTGCACGTATGTACGGACTTCCTCCAGCTACTCACCCAATCAGGATAGGATCGTTTCCATGCTCTATGGGATCTTCACTCCCCTACTAAACCCTCTAATCTACCGTCTGAGCAATAAAGAAGTTGAATATACCCTAAGAAGAATGGCCAGCCAGGCAAGAACTGCTTTAACAAGACGAGAAcatctctcccagtccctggCTGCCTCTGGAGCCCAAGCAACTGGGCAGGTACTGCAATTCATGATTTCTCCCGGTCAGGTGAAGGACTCATCTCCGCTGACTTGA